The Ancylothrix sp. D3o genome window below encodes:
- a CDS encoding DUF11 domain-containing protein yields the protein LSTINPGGTSSYVITVTNNGPSTVNSLTVADTLPAGFIASSYTPNTGTYDSTSGNWTNLTLASGQSITLTIAGTVSPTATGTLTNTATVSPPAGVTDPNPANNTATDTTTINQQADLSLRKTVNNSTPAVGENVTFTLTVNNAGPATATNVEITDTLPAGLNFVSASNGGVYNNITRQIVWNLASIANGGNVPLTVTATVNNAVTQTNTAEITASDQDDPDSIPANGNLNEDDFASATITQQQPADISVIKSVNNQNPTPGQQVIYTIVATNNGPANATNVQITDQLAPGLRFVSATTTTGTTYNSGTGIWNIGNLANSATATLTITATVSTANPVTNTASVTNSDQTDPNPGNNSASVTIPDLPADLAITKTVDRPNATPSETINYTVRLTNNGPGNASDVAVTDQVPQGLTLLSATATQGRYDATTGVWTVGNVANGGEATLTISARVNTANPITNTASVTASDQTDPVPENNTATVTTPQQTADLVLAKSVDNPNPTLGQQFTYTITVTNTGAANATGVQITDQLPAGVGFVSAITSVGNYDNRTGIWNLGNLNNGQAATLRITAVLNAANATNTASVTASNQPDPNPNNNQDSVTVPATGADLSLAKTANVANPRVGDTISYTLTLRNSGPSNATGVQVTDRLPAGLTFVSASGSYDPATGVWTVGTVTNGGTATLTIQARKTAEGQVSNTAQVTASDVPDPDSVVNNNNPSEDDQASVTLPQDIADLSLRKTSDNLNPTLGTTFTYTVTVRNSGPATATGVQVLEQVPVGLTLVSSVASIGTYDPTTGLWIVGQIANGGNATLRLTVTLNTSDVVTNTAQVQASDQGDPNSTPGNNNPAEDDQASLSLPNKPRLRLVKRVTALNGTAFNEVVDDPADTNDNATNWPQNFLQGRIDNVAIQPGDEVEYTIYFLSDGGAQAANVNLCDLVPAGLQFIGDAFGTNRGVSLLLNNSQNISTNAVDGDVGQFFAAGSAISVPVGSSPCQGVNSNGAVVVNLGNLPTATGPNSTSSYGFFRFRARFLQ from the coding sequence CTGAGCACAATTAACCCTGGTGGTACCAGTTCCTACGTTATTACTGTGACAAATAACGGCCCCTCTACTGTTAACAGTCTCACCGTTGCCGATACTCTGCCGGCCGGCTTTATCGCTTCCAGTTATACACCTAATACCGGCACTTACGACTCTACCTCCGGCAACTGGACTAATTTAACTCTAGCTTCAGGACAAAGTATAACTCTTACTATTGCCGGTACCGTTTCCCCGACAGCCACCGGCACCCTAACTAATACTGCCACTGTTTCGCCACCGGCCGGTGTAACTGATCCCAACCCCGCAAACAACACCGCCACCGACACCACCACGATTAACCAACAGGCAGATTTATCCTTAAGAAAAACCGTCAATAATTCAACACCAGCAGTAGGAGAAAATGTCACCTTTACCCTAACAGTAAATAATGCGGGGCCGGCCACTGCAACCAACGTCGAAATTACCGATACATTACCGGCCGGTTTAAACTTTGTTTCTGCATCAAATGGCGGAGTTTATAATAACATAACTAGGCAAATTGTCTGGAATTTAGCCTCAATTGCCAATGGGGGAAATGTACCTTTAACCGTAACAGCAACCGTCAATAATGCCGTCACCCAAACCAACACCGCAGAAATTACAGCCTCCGACCAAGACGATCCAGACTCCATCCCCGCCAATGGCAATTTAAATGAAGATGATTTTGCCTCAGCAACCATCACGCAACAACAACCGGCAGATATATCAGTCATTAAAAGCGTCAACAATCAAAACCCCACCCCCGGACAACAGGTAATTTATACAATTGTTGCCACAAACAACGGCCCCGCAAATGCCACAAATGTACAAATAACCGACCAATTGGCACCGGGTTTAAGATTTGTAAGCGCCACAACAACAACCGGAACAACATATAACTCAGGCACCGGCATCTGGAATATAGGAAATCTTGCCAATAGTGCCACAGCCACCCTCACTATTACAGCCACCGTCTCCACCGCCAACCCAGTCACAAATACAGCCAGCGTCACCAATTCTGATCAAACAGACCCCAATCCCGGCAATAATTCAGCTAGTGTAACTATCCCAGACTTACCGGCAGATTTGGCAATTACAAAAACCGTAGACCGGCCAAATGCTACCCCCTCAGAAACCATTAATTACACGGTGAGATTGACCAATAATGGCCCTGGTAATGCCTCGGATGTGGCAGTCACAGATCAGGTGCCGCAGGGTTTAACTCTGCTTTCTGCAACGGCAACTCAAGGCCGCTATGATGCCACCACAGGCGTTTGGACGGTGGGAAATGTTGCCAATGGTGGCGAGGCGACTTTGACGATTTCTGCCCGCGTTAATACCGCAAATCCGATTACAAATACGGCTTCGGTGACGGCTTCTGACCAAACTGATCCGGTGCCAGAAAATAACACGGCCACTGTCACAACTCCTCAACAAACAGCCGATTTAGTTTTGGCGAAGTCGGTGGATAATCCTAATCCCACCCTTGGTCAACAATTTACTTATACGATAACGGTCACAAACACCGGCGCGGCCAACGCCACCGGCGTACAAATTACAGACCAACTTCCGGCAGGGGTTGGGTTTGTTTCGGCGATAACAAGTGTGGGAAATTATGATAACCGTACCGGCATTTGGAACCTAGGAAATTTGAATAACGGTCAAGCAGCAACTCTGCGAATTACGGCGGTTTTGAATGCTGCCAATGCCACAAATACTGCTTCGGTGACGGCTTCAAATCAACCAGACCCGAATCCTAATAATAACCAAGATAGTGTGACGGTACCGGCAACGGGGGCTGATTTATCTTTGGCAAAAACGGCAAATGTGGCTAACCCGCGTGTCGGAGATACGATTAGCTATACTCTTACCCTCAGAAATTCTGGCCCTAGCAATGCTACTGGTGTGCAGGTGACAGACCGGCTGCCGGCGGGGTTGACGTTTGTTTCCGCGAGTGGAAGTTATGACCCAGCAACCGGCGTTTGGACGGTGGGTACTGTGACCAATGGGGGAACGGCGACTCTGACGATCCAAGCAAGGAAAACTGCGGAGGGGCAGGTGAGTAATACAGCGCAGGTGACGGCTTCTGATGTGCCAGACCCGGATTCTGTGGTTAACAATAATAATCCCAGTGAGGATGACCAGGCAAGTGTGACTTTGCCTCAAGATATTGCAGATTTGTCTTTGAGGAAAACCTCGGATAATTTGAATCCTACACTCGGTACAACTTTTACTTATACGGTAACTGTGCGAAATTCTGGGCCGGCGACGGCGACTGGTGTGCAGGTTCTTGAACAAGTGCCGGTGGGGTTGACGTTGGTTTCTTCTGTGGCTTCGATTGGTACTTATGATCCTACAACCGGCCTCTGGATAGTGGGACAAATTGCCAATGGTGGGAATGCTACTTTGCGTTTGACGGTGACGTTGAATACGTCGGATGTGGTGACGAATACGGCGCAGGTACAGGCCAGCGATCAAGGCGATCCTAATTCGACTCCGGGAAATAATAATCCGGCGGAAGATGACCAGGCGAGTTTGTCTTTGCCAAATAAACCGCGTCTGCGTTTGGTGAAACGGGTAACGGCGTTGAATGGAACGGCGTTTAATGAGGTGGTGGATGATCCGGCGGATACGAATGATAATGCGACAAATTGGCCGCAAAACTTTTTACAGGGTCGCATTGATAATGTAGCGATTCAACCAGGGGATGAGGTGGAATATACGATTTATTTCTTGTCGGATGGTGGGGCGCAGGCTGCTAATGTTAATTTATGTGATTTGGTGCCGGCCGGTTTACAGTTTATTGGGGATGCTTTTGGTACAAATCGTGGTGTTTCGCTGTTGTTGAATAATTCTCAAAATATTTCAACTAATGCGGTTGATGGGGATGTTGGACAGTTTTTTGCGGCAGGTTCTGCTATCTCTGTGCCGGTGGGTTCTTCGCCTTGTCAAGGGGTGAATTCTAATGGTGCTGTGGTGGTAAATTTAGGCAATTTACCAACCGCAACCGGCCCTAATTCAACGAGTTCTTATGGGTTTTTCCGTTTCCGCGCCAGGTTTTTACAGTAG
- a CDS encoding sialate O-acetylesterase yields MKVMYYRFFQFLMIFLTGVFFGVLLPRDQVIEKSLSKTSPESVIPSEFEGKLSLFILAGQSNMSGRGELLPEITDARIVVFGNDYEWHLAAEPVDGATGQIDKVSQDFHAGYSPAFSFAKQLLKYNSHHMIGLIPCAKGGSSIAEWQRNLSEKSLYGSCLKRVKLAATKGKISGVLFFQGEADALKPKPNAKFPPFPGRWAAKFTRFVDDFRGDLSQPDLPVVFAQIGSTKSPKLYINWQEVQRQQEEVNLSSAAMIYTRDLPLKDDVHFTTASYQKIGERFANQFWQLTQQKSRR; encoded by the coding sequence ATGAAAGTAATGTATTATCGCTTTTTTCAGTTTTTAATGATCTTCCTCACCGGCGTTTTTTTTGGAGTTTTATTGCCCAGAGATCAGGTGATTGAAAAAAGCCTCAGCAAAACAAGTCCAGAAAGTGTGATTCCGTCAGAATTTGAAGGGAAGTTATCTTTATTTATTTTGGCCGGTCAGTCGAATATGTCGGGACGAGGTGAGTTATTGCCAGAAATAACGGATGCGAGAATTGTTGTTTTTGGTAATGATTATGAATGGCATTTAGCGGCTGAGCCGGTTGATGGTGCCACCGGCCAAATTGATAAGGTTTCCCAAGATTTTCATGCCGGTTATAGTCCGGCTTTTTCTTTTGCAAAGCAGTTATTAAAATATAATTCTCATCACATGATTGGGTTAATTCCTTGTGCAAAGGGGGGTAGTTCGATTGCGGAATGGCAGCGAAATTTGAGCGAGAAAAGTCTGTATGGTTCTTGCTTAAAACGAGTTAAACTTGCAGCCACAAAAGGTAAGATTTCTGGGGTGCTTTTTTTCCAAGGCGAAGCCGATGCTTTGAAGCCAAAGCCTAATGCTAAATTTCCGCCTTTTCCGGGCCGGTGGGCTGCAAAATTTACGCGGTTTGTTGATGATTTTCGCGGGGATTTATCTCAGCCTGATTTACCTGTGGTTTTTGCTCAAATTGGTAGCACAAAATCGCCGAAATTATATATTAATTGGCAAGAAGTTCAGCGACAGCAAGAAGAGGTGAATTTATCCTCGGCGGCGATGATTTATACGCGAGATTTACCCTTAAAAGATGATGTACATTTTACAACGGCAAGTTATCAAAAGATTGGAGAGCGTTTTGCTAATCAGTTTTGGCAGCTAACTCAGCAGAAATCTAGGCGATAA
- a CDS encoding superoxide dismutase, with protein MSLKRRNFLFITAASVAAITAGACNASGNSSVESKNSSKPTQVAQNTGVFELAPLPYAFNALEPHIDARTMEFHHDKHHAAYVKNLNDAITKHPELKGKTAEQLVRDINKIPEDIRTSVRNNGGGHVNHTMFWEIMSPNGGGEPKGAIADAIKQSFGSFDNFKKQFNDAGAKRFGSGWAWLVRTPAGKLEVTSTANQDSPFMDGNYPIMGNDVWEHAYYLNYQNRRADYLTAWWNVVNWDEINKRFAKAVG; from the coding sequence ATGAGTTTAAAACGCCGAAATTTTCTGTTTATAACGGCTGCAAGTGTTGCTGCGATCACAGCCGGTGCGTGCAATGCTTCGGGGAATAGTTCAGTAGAAAGCAAAAATTCTTCTAAGCCTACCCAAGTTGCTCAAAATACAGGGGTTTTTGAATTAGCGCCTTTACCCTATGCTTTTAATGCGCTTGAGCCTCATATTGATGCGCGGACAATGGAATTTCACCACGATAAACATCATGCAGCCTACGTTAAAAATCTCAATGATGCTATCACTAAACACCCGGAACTAAAAGGCAAAACTGCTGAACAGTTAGTGCGGGATATTAACAAAATTCCCGAAGATATCCGCACAAGTGTGAGAAATAATGGCGGCGGTCATGTTAACCATACAATGTTTTGGGAAATTATGAGTCCCAATGGTGGCGGCGAACCGAAAGGGGCAATTGCTGATGCAATTAAACAAAGTTTTGGCAGTTTTGATAACTTTAAAAAGCAGTTTAATGATGCCGGTGCTAAGCGTTTTGGCAGTGGTTGGGCTTGGTTAGTTCGCACTCCTGCCGGCAAGTTGGAAGTTACCAGTACAGCTAATCAAGATAGCCCTTTTATGGATGGTAATTATCCAATTATGGGTAATGATGTTTGGGAACACGCTTATTATCTCAACTATCAAAACCGCCGCGCTGATTATTTAACAGCTTGGTGGAATGTTGTTAATTGGGATGAAATTAATAAGCGTTTTGCTAAAGCGGTTGGTTAA
- a CDS encoding aldo/keto reductase, with product MQYRRFGRTELQMPVFSCGGMRYQYKWQDVPASDIPTDNQENLEATIKRSLELGINHIETARGYGTSEMQLGQILPKFDREKLIVQTKVSPYENPQEFLQTFEKSLAYLQLDYVDLLSLHGINTAELLDWSVRPGGCLDVARKLQAEGKVRFIGFSTHGSTDVIVKTIETDAFDYVNLHWYYINQRNWPAIEAANKWDLGVFIISPSNKGGMLYKPSDKLVELCRPLSPIVFNNLFCLSYPQVHTLSIGAATPSDFDEHIKVLPLLDKAEEFLPVIIDRLEKEMAAKLGEDWVKSWEVGLPNHEETPGGLNIGAILWLRNLALAYDMVEYGKMRYGLLGNGGHWFPGKKADKLDELDLKACLAKSPHADKIPALLAETHELLGGEEVRRLSQE from the coding sequence ATGCAGTACAGACGTTTTGGCCGCACAGAGTTACAAATGCCGGTGTTTTCTTGCGGGGGAATGCGCTATCAATATAAGTGGCAAGATGTACCGGCTTCTGATATTCCTACGGATAACCAGGAAAATTTGGAAGCGACCATTAAACGCTCTTTGGAATTGGGAATTAATCATATTGAAACGGCTCGCGGTTATGGAACTTCGGAAATGCAGCTAGGGCAAATTTTGCCGAAATTTGACCGAGAAAAATTGATTGTACAAACAAAGGTTAGTCCTTATGAAAATCCCCAGGAGTTTTTGCAGACTTTTGAGAAGTCTTTGGCTTATTTGCAGTTAGATTATGTTGATTTATTATCGCTACATGGTATTAATACTGCGGAGTTATTAGATTGGTCTGTGCGTCCGGGGGGTTGTTTGGATGTGGCGCGAAAGTTGCAAGCAGAAGGAAAGGTAAGGTTTATTGGCTTTTCTACTCACGGATCTACGGATGTTATTGTTAAAACAATTGAGACCGATGCGTTTGATTATGTAAATTTGCATTGGTACTATATTAATCAAAGAAATTGGCCGGCAATTGAGGCGGCAAATAAGTGGGATTTGGGGGTTTTTATTATTAGCCCTTCCAATAAGGGGGGGATGCTTTATAAGCCTTCGGATAAGTTGGTGGAATTATGCCGGCCTTTGAGTCCTATTGTGTTTAATAATTTGTTTTGTTTGAGTTATCCACAGGTGCATACTTTGTCTATCGGTGCGGCGACGCCAAGTGATTTTGATGAGCATATAAAGGTTTTGCCTTTGCTGGATAAGGCGGAGGAGTTTTTGCCGGTAATTATCGACCGTTTGGAAAAAGAAATGGCGGCAAAGTTAGGGGAAGATTGGGTAAAAAGTTGGGAAGTGGGTTTGCCAAATCACGAAGAAACGCCGGGGGGTTTGAATATTGGGGCAATTTTGTGGTTGCGAAATTTGGCGCTGGCTTATGATATGGTTGAGTATGGAAAAATGCGTTATGGGCTGTTAGGAAATGGCGGTCATTGGTTCCCTGGCAAAAAGGCGGATAAGTTGGATGAGTTGGATTTAAAAGCTTGTTTGGCAAAGAGTCCTCATGCTGATAAAATCCCGGCTTTGTTGGCAGAAACTCACGAGCTTTTGGGGGGTGAAGAGGTGCGCCGGTTGTCTCAAGAGTGA
- a CDS encoding DUF11 domain-containing protein — protein MKTLFPYFLNNNAKISLLAGGVVMVAGVFGFSQSAKAQVRLPSIPSLNFQTSGLGRCASVGDWYTTDNLGTIPPNCNPNGGIPSSNTDRLHRFFIDITQDMLNASGGSLVITVNDAESNGLLDEIGSGTVPIGGVGVVSCPPNTNCDPTRFELISPTGEILDTQTIASGTPNGAIINFTVSTAGVYTITSETGAGPIFNDNTLSLNDDDNTFSISVPTVVGSSSQALIGQFQGTVQQNSGLPLDLPFYFLVGPGASNLGLRNFDLNENLGAGTNIVTYTRPSGAIVNGTSGVNGVWNGGGTLNAGEDAIPLTGTTSVGTGVGDAGVWNLTINQFSNNNQSLVEANADGRRLIVFDQSPSRAGNFTITDSTTLSTTIGTQVCHIFTVTNNFFTNDIINLTLAGSNPNYTVVLRDEANTVNLTDTDGDGALDTGILTPGQSIRLNLCATPNPGATTNDVTTISGTSFMDRKVQPLTYQTRAQSVIKTTLIPADLTISKTDNLTTVNPGNPITYTVTVTNNGPLNVAGASVTDTIPAEITGVNWTCAVTSGTGTCGAANGTGNNINTTVNLNSGASATYTIIGTVSPTATGTLTNTATVSPPAGVTDPNPANNTATDTTTVTPPTTADLAIAKTDNLSTINPGGTSSYVITVTNNGPSTVNSLTVADTLPTGFTPTSYTPSTGTFDSA, from the coding sequence ATGAAAACCTTATTCCCCTATTTTTTAAATAATAATGCCAAAATTTCTTTACTGGCTGGTGGAGTTGTGATGGTGGCCGGTGTTTTTGGGTTTTCCCAAAGCGCCAAAGCACAGGTAAGATTACCTTCAATTCCTTCGTTAAACTTCCAAACCAGCGGTCTTGGTCGTTGCGCCAGTGTGGGAGACTGGTACACCACAGATAACCTGGGTACAATCCCACCAAACTGTAATCCCAATGGCGGGATTCCAAGCAGCAATACCGATAGACTTCACCGCTTTTTTATTGACATTACCCAAGATATGCTTAATGCCAGTGGTGGATCGCTGGTTATTACCGTCAACGATGCAGAAAGCAACGGTCTATTAGATGAAATTGGCAGTGGTACCGTCCCTATTGGCGGTGTAGGCGTAGTTAGCTGTCCCCCAAATACAAATTGTGACCCGACTCGGTTTGAGCTAATTTCACCTACCGGCGAAATTTTAGATACACAAACTATCGCCAGCGGTACTCCTAACGGTGCAATTATTAATTTTACTGTTAGCACAGCCGGCGTTTATACTATCACCAGCGAAACCGGTGCCGGCCCTATTTTTAACGACAACACCCTCAGCCTTAATGATGATGACAATACCTTTTCAATTAGCGTCCCAACTGTCGTAGGAAGTTCATCACAAGCATTAATTGGACAATTCCAAGGTACCGTTCAACAAAATAGCGGCTTACCTCTCGACCTTCCCTTTTACTTCTTAGTGGGTCCTGGTGCCTCTAATCTTGGATTACGCAACTTTGACCTTAACGAAAATCTCGGCGCTGGCACGAATATTGTCACCTACACAAGACCTTCTGGGGCAATAGTTAACGGGACTTCTGGAGTTAATGGGGTGTGGAATGGAGGTGGTACTCTCAACGCAGGTGAAGATGCTATTCCCCTTACAGGCACTACCTCCGTCGGTACAGGTGTTGGGGATGCAGGAGTCTGGAACCTGACAATTAATCAATTTTCTAACAACAACCAAAGTCTTGTAGAAGCAAACGCGGATGGCCGACGCTTAATTGTTTTTGACCAATCCCCATCTCGCGCCGGCAACTTTACTATCACCGATAGCACCACTTTAAGCACCACCATTGGCACCCAAGTTTGCCACATTTTTACCGTTACAAATAACTTTTTTACCAATGATATCATTAACTTAACTTTGGCCGGTTCTAACCCAAATTACACTGTCGTCTTGCGCGATGAAGCTAACACAGTCAACCTCACAGATACAGATGGAGATGGTGCATTAGACACTGGCATTTTAACCCCCGGACAAAGCATTCGTTTAAACCTCTGCGCCACCCCAAATCCTGGGGCCACCACCAACGATGTCACCACTATTAGTGGCACATCTTTTATGGATCGAAAAGTTCAGCCGCTAACTTATCAAACCCGTGCTCAATCGGTTATCAAAACAACCCTTATTCCCGCAGACCTCACGATTAGCAAAACAGATAACCTTACTACCGTTAATCCGGGTAATCCCATCACCTATACCGTCACAGTGACAAATAACGGCCCTTTAAACGTGGCCGGTGCGTCTGTCACTGACACCATCCCCGCCGAAATTACCGGAGTCAACTGGACTTGTGCGGTGACTTCTGGCACCGGCACTTGTGGGGCAGCCAATGGCACCGGCAACAATATCAACACCACTGTCAACCTTAATAGTGGTGCCAGCGCCACCTATACCATCATTGGCACTGTTTCCCCGACAGCCACCGGCACCCTAACTAATACTGCCACTGTTTCGCCACCGGCCGGTGTAACTGACCCCAACCCCGCAAACAACACCGCCACCGACACCACCACCGTTACCCCCCCTACCACTGCTGACCTTGCCATTGCCAAAACCGATAACCTGAGCACAATTAACCCTGGTGGTACCAGTTCCTACGTTATTACTGTGACAAATAACGGCCCCTCTACTGTTAACAGCCTCACCGTTGCCGATACTCTGCCGACCGGCTTCACACCCACCAGCTACACCCCGTCTACCGGCACATTCGACTCAGC
- the cutA gene encoding divalent-cation tolerance protein CutA, with protein sequence MNNPEYCIVLVTTGTKQEAEIIAKKLISDKLAACVTLLPVHSIYTWENEIHSDDEWQLFIKTKLTKFDELETTIKKLHSYQTPEIIALPILAGSVPYLNWISENVNSQ encoded by the coding sequence ATGAACAATCCAGAATACTGCATAGTCTTAGTAACAACCGGCACAAAACAAGAAGCAGAAATTATCGCCAAAAAACTCATTTCTGACAAACTTGCCGCCTGCGTTACTTTGCTGCCGGTTCATTCTATCTACACCTGGGAAAACGAAATTCACAGCGATGATGAATGGCAACTTTTCATCAAAACAAAACTCACTAAATTTGATGAACTAGAAACCACCATCAAAAAACTGCATTCCTATCAAACCCCAGAAATTATCGCCCTGCCAATTCTGGCCGGTTCTGTACCCTATCTCAACTGGATATCAGAAAACGTCAATAGTCAATAA
- a CDS encoding DUF2237 family protein, whose product MREARNVLGEPLQLCCNAPRTGYYRDGYCHTGDLDFGLHVVCARVTAEFLEYTKLQGNDLSTPVPQYQFPGLKPGDCWCLCASRWKEAFDAGCAPQVNLAATHARALEFVSLNELKQHAI is encoded by the coding sequence ATGAGAGAAGCGAGAAACGTCCTCGGTGAACCCCTACAATTATGCTGCAACGCCCCCCGCACCGGCTATTATCGAGACGGCTACTGTCACACCGGCGACCTTGACTTTGGCCTTCATGTTGTTTGTGCCCGCGTCACCGCCGAATTTCTCGAATATACAAAATTGCAAGGCAACGACCTCTCCACCCCCGTCCCGCAATATCAATTTCCGGGCTTAAAACCGGGCGATTGCTGGTGTTTATGCGCCTCCCGTTGGAAAGAAGCCTTCGATGCCGGTTGCGCCCCACAGGTCAATTTAGCCGCTACTCACGCTCGCGCCCTCGAATTCGTCTCCCTCAACGAACTCAAACAACACGCTATTTAA
- the rsmG gene encoding 16S rRNA (guanine(527)-N(7))-methyltransferase RsmG, with the protein MTEELTANLPQLPAMDELWLETLSWQPSAFQQGQFQKLYELVLAGNERLNLTRISQPDEFWEKHLWDSLRGVFPSYKPEENSDFKVIDIGTGAGFPGLPVAIGQPNWQIKLLDSTRKKLIFIDSVLKELGIENGETITARAEELNRHFDHRQAYNLVLIRAVGAASLAAEYSLPLLKMNGTAILYRGHWTEEETQSLEPVLKKWGGEVVFIDSFTTPLSNSIRNCIHIKKTSKPKQNLPRKLNP; encoded by the coding sequence ATGACTGAAGAATTAACAGCAAATTTGCCTCAACTGCCGGCAATGGATGAGTTGTGGTTAGAAACGCTTTCTTGGCAGCCTTCTGCTTTTCAGCAAGGGCAATTTCAAAAGCTTTATGAGCTTGTTTTGGCCGGAAATGAGCGCTTGAATTTAACGAGAATTTCCCAACCAGATGAGTTTTGGGAAAAGCATTTATGGGATTCTTTGCGGGGGGTTTTTCCAAGCTATAAGCCAGAAGAAAATAGCGATTTTAAAGTAATTGATATCGGCACCGGCGCGGGGTTTCCAGGGTTGCCGGTGGCTATTGGTCAACCAAACTGGCAAATAAAACTGCTGGACTCTACTCGCAAAAAACTCATATTTATCGATTCGGTGCTAAAGGAATTAGGCATAGAAAATGGCGAAACAATTACCGCTAGGGCTGAAGAATTAAACCGGCATTTTGACCACCGGCAAGCCTATAATCTTGTGTTAATTCGAGCAGTGGGTGCAGCATCTTTAGCCGCTGAATATTCTTTACCGTTGTTAAAAATGAACGGAACAGCAATTCTTTATCGCGGTCATTGGACAGAAGAAGAAACACAAAGTTTAGAGCCGGTTTTGAAAAAATGGGGCGGGGAAGTGGTTTTTATTGACAGTTTCACCACCCCTCTCAGTAACAGCATTCGCAACTGCATCCACATCAAAAAAACTAGCAAACCTAAGCAAAATTTGCCGCGTAAATTGAACCCTTAA
- a CDS encoding ABC transporter ATP-binding protein, which translates to MLYLKNLVYHPPATPAPILKSINLEIAPQQLGLVIGPSGSGKTTLLEILAGLATPTKGKIFWRDQELEAEHLQQLGGLVFQFPERHFCGNTILQELRLGHPEIGSEQINKTLAEVSLDHLPLHTSPNSLSGGQQRRLALAVQLIRQPHLLMLDEPTAGLDWSMRRQLVNLLAKLKANWSLLVVTHDAGDLLSVADRCWTLEHGNLKAIEPAQLQKQELSGVSS; encoded by the coding sequence ATGCTTTATCTCAAAAATTTGGTTTATCACCCACCGGCCACACCGGCCCCAATTCTGAAATCGATTAATTTAGAAATCGCCCCCCAGCAGTTAGGGTTGGTGATTGGGCCAAGCGGTTCAGGCAAAACAACTCTATTGGAAATTTTAGCAGGGTTGGCAACTCCTACTAAGGGCAAAATTTTTTGGCGAGATCAGGAACTTGAAGCGGAACATTTGCAACAGTTAGGTGGGTTGGTTTTTCAGTTTCCAGAAAGGCATTTCTGCGGCAATACAATTTTACAAGAATTGCGTCTGGGACATCCAGAAATAGGCTCAGAACAAATTAATAAAACTCTCGCCGAAGTGAGTTTAGATCATCTGCCTTTGCACACTTCACCGAATTCTTTAAGCGGCGGACAGCAGCGGCGTTTGGCTTTGGCAGTACAGCTAATTCGTCAGCCACATTTATTGATGTTAGATGAACCAACGGCGGGTTTAGATTGGTCAATGCGCCGGCAATTGGTAAATTTATTAGCAAAGTTAAAAGCCAATTGGAGTTTATTGGTGGTTACTCACGATGCTGGAGATTTGTTGAGTGTAGCAGACCGTTGCTGGACGCTGGAACACGGCAATTTAAAAGCAATTGAACCGGCGCAACTTCAAAAACAAGAATTGTCTGGGGTTAGTTCATAA
- a CDS encoding KGG domain-containing protein — MTKESDNNTSKRGFASMDEDKQREIASKGGKAAHEKGTAHEFTHEEAVEAGRKGGEAVSKDRDHMSEIGKKGGEAVSKDRDHMSEIGKKGGKS, encoded by the coding sequence ATGACTAAGGAAAGCGACAACAATACAAGCAAACGCGGCTTCGCCTCTATGGATGAAGACAAACAACGCGAAATAGCCAGTAAAGGCGGTAAAGCTGCTCACGAAAAAGGCACCGCTCACGAATTTACCCATGAAGAAGCAGTAGAAGCCGGTCGCAAAGGCGGAGAAGCCGTAAGTAAAGACCGCGACCATATGTCAGAAATTGGCAAAAAAGGCGGAGAAGCCGTAAGTAAAGACCGCGACCATATGTCAGAAATTGGCAAAAAAGGCGGGAAATCTTAA